The following coding sequences are from one Paenibacillus sp. FSL R5-0912 window:
- a CDS encoding helix-turn-helix domain-containing protein yields the protein MEPAATIRSHLEAYLSAQHMSINQFSIQTGINSGTLSRLLNGQQPIAMSHLELITRGMGVPVDHFYSLYVDECFYHSAPTWRRLRPFILSSAELGRLDCIELVVRNLLDNLIYAPMLFEVAEGLFQEGQWQAAAVLYKNVSASEKYQHSERLAICQYRLFRISIGDSQVLNLQAALLFECNIERLEVADQLDGLKHLMHVYYSLHKWDKVDELALEMLRLATLSYNFQYPSGRKDRSEKAPEKPLYFYILYSYLMRSSVQEEYRNYTAALDLIPQYMEADWIQEDSDEVRETLAQFKLWGTANTYLYRVMAGQYEGLQDYIDYISNHEGQVFTAVYNIIKSANRYGWNIDYILARFSKHVPYEPYNSGFGKYNHQIIADQHARFLTELAMYNLHNKRHDGISVILKSLESSVRINNESLIIKCVNLFEQHRHEASEEEQVKYQFLIREVQDPNDQKVYHVSNFV from the coding sequence TTGGAGCCTGCAGCCACGATTCGCAGTCATTTAGAGGCTTATCTCTCTGCACAGCATATGTCCATTAATCAATTCTCCATACAGACCGGCATTAATTCGGGAACGCTCAGCCGTTTACTTAACGGCCAGCAGCCGATTGCCATGAGTCATTTGGAATTGATAACCCGGGGAATGGGAGTACCGGTGGACCATTTCTATAGTTTGTATGTGGACGAATGCTTCTATCATTCAGCACCAACCTGGCGGCGTCTGCGCCCGTTCATTCTGAGTTCAGCAGAGCTAGGGCGGCTTGACTGTATTGAACTTGTGGTTAGGAATCTGCTCGACAATTTAATCTATGCACCCATGCTGTTTGAAGTGGCCGAGGGCTTGTTTCAGGAGGGCCAATGGCAGGCAGCAGCGGTGCTGTACAAGAATGTAAGTGCAAGTGAGAAGTATCAGCATTCCGAAAGGCTTGCTATATGCCAATACCGCTTATTCCGCATTTCCATTGGTGACAGCCAAGTCCTCAATTTGCAGGCGGCTCTACTTTTTGAATGCAATATTGAGCGGTTAGAGGTAGCAGATCAGCTGGATGGGCTGAAACACCTGATGCATGTCTATTATTCACTGCACAAGTGGGACAAGGTTGATGAGCTGGCCCTGGAGATGCTCCGTTTGGCTACGCTCAGCTACAATTTCCAGTATCCCTCCGGCCGCAAGGACAGAAGCGAGAAAGCTCCCGAGAAACCGTTATACTTCTACATTCTATATTCCTATCTTATGCGCTCCAGTGTGCAGGAAGAGTATAGGAATTATACAGCGGCTCTAGATCTTATTCCACAATATATGGAGGCCGACTGGATACAGGAAGACAGTGATGAGGTCCGGGAGACGTTAGCTCAATTTAAGCTTTGGGGAACAGCAAACACCTACCTCTACCGTGTAATGGCCGGGCAATATGAGGGGCTGCAGGATTATATAGACTATATCTCTAACCATGAGGGGCAGGTTTTTACAGCTGTCTATAATATCATTAAATCAGCAAACCGCTACGGATGGAATATAGATTATATTCTTGCCAGGTTTTCTAAGCATGTTCCTTATGAACCATACAACTCCGGCTTCGGCAAATATAATCATCAGATTATTGCAGACCAGCATGCCAGATTCCTCACTGAACTAGCCATGTATAATTTACACAACAAACGGCATGATGGAATTAGCGTAATACTCAAAAGTTTGGAATCATCCGTTAGAATCAATAATGAAAGCCTAATTATTAAATGTGTAAATTTGTTTGAGCAGCACCGGCATGAGGCCAGCGAAGAAGAGCAAGTGAAGTATCAATTTCTAATCAGAGAGGTGCAGGATCCAAATGACCAAAAAGTTTATCATGTTTCTAACTTCGTTTAG
- a CDS encoding copper amine oxidase N-terminal domain-containing protein, with the protein MKITRKILLLPALALAMATGTPAVPASAKSVSEVKIYFTYSSESGISGSSVGNAQIKNGISYMPANLVKATGMEILWNNAAKTATFSGWNKSFSVQLGSSTGVLDGQKVQLGGTPYMSNQELYVPVKFIAAALEGGPVRWDSAKKTLLINHLHMYRSYSETFEGGVYSLSLDSGELYLTTKQNTKHKLATLGRGLDVIDFTFEHTPAGLTLLRVSNVYGEPHLHAGYYTYLLKNGSVIRQGHIDTYTSFGTAAEWSEGKLVLNDGQTLRLIEDGTGAVSETIDLPHLMGATVTKDVYYNVEAVFKDVLLVRPLDTALLTLVNRTTGEQVPLYKELLSAEGQLDVEQIDYMFPGDHIKFTKRVGNVFTFTVNYLDGSEETVHTYTLPE; encoded by the coding sequence ATGAAGATTACCCGGAAAATATTACTCCTCCCCGCACTTGCACTTGCAATGGCAACGGGCACACCGGCAGTCCCGGCTTCCGCCAAGTCTGTTTCTGAGGTAAAGATCTACTTTACCTATAGCAGTGAGAGCGGTATATCGGGGAGTTCAGTGGGGAACGCACAGATTAAGAATGGAATCTCCTACATGCCTGCCAATCTGGTGAAAGCTACCGGAATGGAGATCCTGTGGAACAATGCGGCTAAAACTGCTACATTCAGCGGCTGGAATAAAAGCTTCAGTGTACAGCTGGGCAGCTCCACCGGTGTACTCGACGGGCAGAAGGTTCAGCTAGGCGGCACTCCGTATATGTCAAACCAAGAGCTGTATGTACCTGTTAAATTTATTGCAGCGGCACTTGAAGGGGGACCTGTCCGGTGGGACTCTGCAAAGAAGACTCTGCTGATCAATCATCTGCATATGTACCGCAGCTATTCGGAAACCTTCGAGGGCGGAGTGTATTCCCTATCCCTTGACAGCGGTGAGTTGTACCTCACCACCAAGCAGAACACGAAGCACAAGCTTGCTACGCTGGGCAGAGGTCTGGATGTTATTGACTTCACCTTCGAGCATACACCTGCAGGCCTGACTTTGCTGCGTGTAAGCAATGTTTACGGCGAACCGCATCTGCATGCCGGGTACTACACCTATCTTTTGAAAAATGGCAGTGTCATTCGTCAGGGGCATATAGATACCTACACCTCCTTCGGCACAGCCGCCGAATGGTCTGAGGGGAAGCTGGTATTGAATGACGGGCAGACTTTGCGGCTGATTGAGGATGGAACGGGAGCGGTCAGTGAAACAATTGATTTACCACACCTGATGGGTGCAACCGTCACGAAAGATGTCTACTATAATGTCGAAGCTGTCTTCAAGGATGTCCTGCTGGTCCGCCCTCTGGATACAGCCCTCCTGACACTCGTCAATCGTACTACCGGCGAGCAAGTCCCGCTGTACAAGGAGCTACTCAGTGCTGAAGGGCAGCTTGATGTGGAGCAAATCGATTACATGTTCCCCGGGGACCATATTAAGTTCACCAAGCGTGTGGGCAATGTGTTCACCTTCACTGTTAACTATCTGGACGGCAGCGAAGAAACTGTGCATACCTATACACTGCCTGAATAA
- a CDS encoding GNAT family N-acetyltransferase, which translates to MDVLETQRLILRSFRAEDGDDLHAYLSQEEVVRFEPYGVYDQAASKAEAERRATDHAFWAVCLKDSGRLIGNLYFQQQNPPQFQTWELGYVFNSNYQGKGYAAEACRELLAYGFGTLGIRRVTAHCDPDNHPSWQLLERLKLRREGHFLQTGYFKPDEQGNPGWHDTYAYGLLGSEWMSMNQRDDVTGRSL; encoded by the coding sequence ATGGATGTATTAGAAACGCAGCGGTTAATCTTACGGAGCTTCAGAGCAGAAGACGGGGACGATCTGCATGCCTATCTCTCGCAGGAAGAGGTTGTGAGATTCGAGCCTTACGGCGTATATGACCAGGCTGCAAGTAAGGCTGAGGCAGAGCGCCGGGCAACCGATCACGCCTTCTGGGCCGTATGTCTGAAGGACAGCGGCAGACTGATCGGGAACTTGTATTTCCAGCAGCAGAACCCGCCGCAGTTTCAGACCTGGGAGCTGGGCTATGTGTTCAACAGTAACTATCAAGGAAAAGGCTATGCGGCAGAGGCTTGCCGTGAGCTGCTGGCGTACGGCTTCGGTACGCTTGGAATCAGACGCGTGACCGCGCATTGTGATCCGGATAATCATCCGTCATGGCAGCTGCTCGAGCGGCTGAAGCTGCGCCGGGAGGGGCATTTTCTGCAGACAGGTTATTTCAAGCCTGATGAACAGGGCAACCCGGGATGGCATGATACCTATGCCTATGGTTTGCTTGGGAGTGAGTGGATGAGTATGAACCAAAGGGATGATGTTACCGGCAGATCGCTGTGA
- a CDS encoding DUF2642 domain-containing protein, producing the protein MSTDGAARHPQMLQHPIIQPCNVDRMPAVHTQIYPIPGVPQPTEYVTLLDPVFLQHISRHVGQQCFAVMTTTGRIEGTLAGVGVDHIQINLEDRSLHIRIAQIVYFEGALASYV; encoded by the coding sequence TTGAGCACAGACGGAGCAGCCCGCCATCCGCAAATGCTGCAGCATCCGATCATACAGCCTTGTAATGTGGACCGGATGCCGGCGGTACATACCCAGATCTATCCGATTCCCGGTGTGCCGCAGCCGACGGAATATGTAACACTCCTGGATCCGGTGTTTCTCCAGCATATCAGCCGTCATGTGGGGCAACAATGCTTTGCCGTTATGACCACTACAGGCAGGATCGAAGGTACGCTTGCCGGAGTGGGCGTCGATCATATACAGATCAATCTGGAGGACCGTTCGCTGCATATACGGATTGCGCAGATTGTTTATTTTGAGGGGGCTCTGGCTTCGTATGTGTAG
- a CDS encoding choice-of-anchor I family protein — MNSSSKAILSLLLAAELAAGTAWGAGPVAAAPLIQPGTPYNASGSYDVAVPHIVVNQIYGGGDAETTEGYFSKGFIELYNPTDSDVNLSGWSVQYSDPGMTGAWSKLALTGTIKAHTSYLITYGKVNPVYQSDLSGKGDQSWDELLFNNKGMKVVLLSSSALLENANPFLDKSPDYVDMIGTAGNDNGATIDGYEADYPTGKTGGTSKQKSVRRTDYVDTDNNKADFAQISFDKLDGAAMNQMKPHNSADGAWGIKAPALGIATASLPQATAGSPYSVSLSVYGGTQPYSYSAAGLPDGLSIDSVSGAVSGTPLKSGKETVTFSVYDSAAPSNKAETMLPLTVQPEAAPLTEDVISITKIGGYAVGTTSEDGGVAEIIKYNRDNGKFYLVNGSTHPASVDIVNLKDGIHPEKETSINVEQLSETGGFSYGDLTSVDINTATKRIAVAVQEEDALKNGKVLVLDYDGRLLEQYETGIQPDMLKYTEDGRYILTADEAEPRTLAGDPEGSVTIINTATKAVNLVKFDDPGVIDDLVHIRGAVDPKTKLITGKGSKADAKRDLEPEFIELSGDQTTAYVSLQENNAIAAVDVVSGKLLWVKGLGFKDFSKPENKLDLINDSTIHLENVPFKGVYMPDGISQYTVNGKTYLFTANEGDATEWDSKENATKISKVKGLLNPNSAAAKFLNDTAKYDGVEVMSDMGNDGIYLYGGRSFSVWDAADMTQVYDSGSDFEQITAERLPDYFNASNSNTTLDSRSSKKGPEPEYVKVGMVGKKALAFTGLERIGGLMTYDVTNPGQPQFVNYINSREFTPKNNLETDTGPEGIDFIPATASPTGLPLVLVANEVGGTVAVYQLNVTKISLDQSSLSLTAGGTAVVLKATAQASGVAEGPLSWSSSNASVASVDQTGKVTPHAAGTVVVSVYSADGYGVAESQVTIAAAGPVASLPGAGSSGGSGVSPGAAGAANATAAVTIEGGKAVMGLKGQADAEGKLSLSVTAAEVAAALETLKTSSARELVLHIISGHAAAAVSLKIPAAAWAQIAGSSLEAVSVTGGPGTVTFDRAAFSAIHTAAGNEDISLTLAKAELGSTLTGQAAAGSASIIGNRPVLSLMVQAGVQALSSFGEGKVDVSIPYTLASGEDANAVAAYQVSAGGELVVLPGSSYDPGNGLLSFRTNHFSVYAVGYNKLVFADTGSSYAKDSITYLAARGIVTGVSSETFGLKGKLSRGDAALLLARLAGAELKSSAGGSFTDVKPGDYYAAAVDWANQSGIVRGTGDGRFEPKAPVTREQFAVMMIRLSDSMKWNLQENGGSAAFADQQLISSYAVEAATAAAQAGILTGHASSDGSVNFAPKATATREETAHMLAKLLKAVQK, encoded by the coding sequence TTGAATTCATCCAGTAAAGCCATCCTTTCTCTTCTCCTCGCCGCAGAGCTTGCAGCCGGAACCGCATGGGGCGCAGGCCCGGTAGCCGCCGCCCCTTTGATACAGCCAGGCACTCCGTATAATGCTTCCGGCAGCTATGATGTAGCCGTTCCGCACATTGTCGTCAACCAGATTTACGGCGGCGGTGATGCCGAAACTACAGAGGGCTACTTCTCCAAAGGCTTCATTGAGTTATATAATCCCACAGATTCGGATGTGAATCTGAGCGGCTGGTCGGTGCAGTATTCCGATCCCGGCATGACCGGTGCCTGGAGCAAGCTTGCTCTGACCGGTACTATTAAAGCGCATACCTCCTACCTTATTACGTACGGTAAAGTGAATCCCGTCTACCAAAGTGACCTCAGCGGCAAGGGGGATCAGAGCTGGGATGAACTTCTTTTTAATAATAAAGGCATGAAGGTAGTCCTTCTTAGCAGTTCCGCTCTGCTGGAGAACGCAAATCCGTTCCTGGACAAGTCACCGGATTATGTAGATATGATCGGCACAGCTGGCAATGATAACGGTGCTACGATCGATGGCTATGAGGCGGATTATCCGACGGGCAAGACCGGCGGGACCTCCAAGCAAAAGTCAGTGCGCCGCACGGATTACGTGGACACGGACAACAATAAAGCGGATTTTGCGCAGATTTCATTCGATAAGCTGGATGGGGCAGCAATGAATCAGATGAAGCCGCATAACAGTGCCGATGGCGCCTGGGGGATAAAGGCTCCTGCCCTGGGCATAGCGACTGCATCATTGCCTCAGGCGACAGCAGGGTCGCCATATTCAGTATCCCTCTCGGTGTATGGCGGAACACAGCCGTATTCCTACTCCGCAGCGGGCCTGCCTGACGGGCTGAGCATTGACTCCGTATCCGGTGCAGTTAGCGGCACTCCGCTGAAATCCGGAAAGGAAACGGTAACTTTCTCTGTATACGACAGTGCTGCTCCTTCCAACAAGGCTGAAACGATGCTCCCGCTGACGGTCCAACCTGAGGCTGCTCCGCTTACGGAGGATGTCATCAGCATCACCAAAATTGGCGGGTATGCAGTTGGTACGACCAGTGAGGATGGCGGTGTAGCCGAGATCATTAAGTACAACCGTGATAACGGGAAATTCTACCTTGTCAACGGCTCAACCCATCCGGCATCGGTGGACATCGTGAATCTGAAGGATGGCATTCACCCGGAGAAGGAAACCAGCATCAATGTGGAGCAGCTGTCAGAAACCGGGGGCTTCAGCTACGGCGACTTGACGAGTGTCGATATCAATACGGCCACCAAGCGGATTGCTGTTGCTGTACAGGAAGAAGATGCATTGAAGAATGGTAAAGTGCTTGTGCTGGATTATGACGGCAGGCTACTGGAACAATATGAGACCGGCATCCAGCCGGATATGCTCAAATATACGGAAGACGGCCGTTATATTCTTACGGCAGACGAGGCCGAGCCCCGTACACTAGCAGGTGATCCTGAAGGCAGTGTAACGATCATCAATACGGCTACCAAAGCAGTGAACCTTGTGAAATTCGACGATCCGGGGGTTATTGATGACCTTGTGCATATCCGTGGTGCTGTGGATCCTAAGACCAAGCTGATTACCGGGAAAGGGAGCAAGGCGGATGCTAAACGCGATCTGGAGCCGGAGTTCATCGAGCTCTCCGGGGATCAGACAACAGCGTATGTCTCGCTTCAGGAGAATAATGCGATTGCCGCGGTTGATGTTGTCTCCGGAAAGCTGTTATGGGTCAAGGGTCTTGGATTCAAGGATTTCAGCAAGCCGGAGAATAAGCTTGATTTGATAAATGACAGTACGATCCATCTGGAGAATGTGCCGTTTAAAGGGGTCTACATGCCGGACGGTATCAGCCAATATACAGTAAACGGCAAAACCTATTTGTTTACAGCCAACGAAGGGGATGCCACCGAATGGGACAGCAAGGAGAATGCAACCAAGATCAGCAAAGTGAAAGGTCTGCTGAATCCGAATTCTGCTGCGGCCAAGTTCCTGAACGACACCGCGAAATATGACGGGGTAGAAGTGATGTCGGATATGGGCAATGACGGCATCTACCTGTACGGAGGCCGTTCTTTCTCAGTATGGGATGCGGCGGACATGACGCAGGTCTATGACAGCGGCAGCGATTTTGAACAGATTACTGCGGAACGTCTGCCAGACTATTTCAATGCAAGCAACAGCAATACGACACTTGACAGCCGCAGCTCCAAAAAAGGGCCGGAACCTGAATATGTCAAGGTAGGCATGGTGGGGAAAAAGGCGCTGGCCTTCACCGGATTAGAGCGTATCGGCGGTCTGATGACCTACGATGTAACCAATCCCGGGCAGCCGCAGTTTGTGAATTATATCAATTCCCGTGAATTCACGCCTAAGAATAATCTGGAGACCGACACCGGGCCGGAAGGGATTGATTTCATCCCGGCTACGGCCAGTCCGACCGGACTGCCGCTCGTGCTGGTCGCCAACGAGGTCGGGGGAACGGTTGCCGTCTACCAGCTGAACGTAACGAAAATTTCACTGGACCAGTCCTCGCTGTCTCTGACAGCCGGAGGAACGGCAGTAGTGCTCAAGGCAACAGCTCAGGCCAGCGGAGTAGCGGAGGGCCCGCTCAGCTGGAGCTCTTCCAACGCTTCTGTAGCTTCTGTCGATCAGACTGGTAAAGTAACACCGCATGCCGCAGGAACGGTTGTTGTCTCGGTATACAGTGCGGACGGCTACGGTGTAGCTGAATCGCAGGTAACGATTGCGGCTGCTGGTCCGGTTGCCAGCTTACCGGGGGCGGGTTCTTCCGGTGGAAGCGGGGTTTCACCAGGTGCAGCAGGGGCTGCAAACGCAACTGCTGCAGTTACTATAGAAGGCGGCAAAGCTGTCATGGGACTGAAGGGACAAGCTGATGCAGAAGGCAAACTCAGCTTGTCGGTAACCGCTGCTGAAGTGGCAGCAGCACTTGAGACCCTGAAGACTTCAAGTGCCAGGGAGCTTGTATTGCATATCATTTCGGGGCATGCGGCCGCAGCGGTGTCGCTGAAGATTCCAGCCGCAGCATGGGCTCAGATTGCCGGCAGTTCGCTGGAGGCAGTGAGTGTGACCGGAGGACCCGGTACAGTTACCTTCGACCGGGCTGCCTTCTCCGCCATTCACACGGCGGCAGGCAACGAAGATATCAGTCTGACCCTTGCCAAAGCCGAGCTCGGCAGTACCTTGACCGGTCAGGCAGCGGCGGGTTCAGCCAGCATCATTGGCAACCGCCCGGTGCTAAGCCTAATGGTTCAGGCCGGAGTGCAGGCGCTTTCGAGCTTCGGTGAAGGTAAGGTGGATGTAAGCATCCCTTATACACTGGCGTCCGGTGAAGACGCCAATGCGGTTGCTGCCTATCAGGTGAGCGCAGGCGGCGAGCTGGTTGTCCTTCCGGGCAGCAGCTATGATCCAGGGAACGGCCTGCTCTCCTTCCGCACGAATCATTTCTCGGTGTACGCGGTTGGCTACAATAAGCTTGTGTTTGCGGATACGGGAAGCAGTTATGCCAAGGATTCCATTACGTACCTTGCGGCACGCGGCATTGTTACCGGGGTCTCCTCAGAGACATTTGGCCTGAAAGGCAAGCTGAGCCGCGGCGATGCCGCGCTGCTCCTGGCCCGTCTGGCCGGGGCAGAGCTGAAATCCTCAGCTGGGGGCAGCTTTACGGATGTGAAGCCGGGGGACTATTATGCTGCCGCTGTGGACTGGGCGAATCAGAGCGGAATTGTCCGGGGAACGGGAGACGGAAGATTTGAACCCAAGGCACCGGTCACACGCGAGCAGTTCGCCGTGATGATGATCCGTCTGTCAGATTCAATGAAGTGGAATCTGCAGGAGAACGGCGGCTCTGCGGCCTTTGCAGATCAGCAGTTGATTAGCTCTTATGCAGTGGAAGCCGCCACAGCTGCAGCGCAGGCCGGCATTCTCACCGGCCATGCCAGCTCTGACGGCAGTGTTAACTTCGCACCTAAGGCAACCGCTACACGTGAGGAAACGGCACATATGTTAGCCAAACTGCTCAAAGCAGTGCAGAAATAA
- a CDS encoding glycosyltransferase family 4 protein, with translation MRLALFTDTFLPQTNGVARTLSRLTGHLHRRGIKHLLFTPKSAPESSYPDPVRPIASIPFFLYPECRLALPGMSSIQSELSAFAPDLIHLATPFNIGLSGLRYARKQQLPHVASYHTHFDRYLEYYKMRRIVPLYWKYMKWFHRSCDAVLAPSQETLTSLRAEGFMRLRLWSRGVDCTLYSPEKRSEELRERYGMRAPLVMLYVGRIAPEKDITTLLLAMQLLPESVRSGVQLLIVGDGPLLSELKSQAPDNVTFTGAKHGGELAELYASADLFVFPSCTETFGNVVLEAMASGLPVIAADAGGTKDLIVPGVTGNSFEPRNPAALARGISTLAAQHALRASMGREGRRLALGRSWEHIFDGLIKDYEEVIERRKSQGGAGIFTA, from the coding sequence ATGCGTCTGGCTCTATTCACGGACACGTTTCTTCCGCAGACCAATGGTGTTGCCCGCACGCTTAGCCGGTTAACCGGTCATTTGCACCGCAGGGGAATTAAGCATCTGTTGTTTACCCCTAAGTCCGCACCGGAGAGCAGCTACCCCGATCCCGTCCGCCCCATCGCCAGCATCCCTTTTTTTCTGTATCCCGAGTGCAGACTGGCCTTGCCGGGCATGTCCTCTATTCAAAGTGAGCTATCGGCCTTCGCCCCTGATCTGATCCATCTGGCCACCCCGTTCAACATCGGCTTATCCGGCCTCCGCTATGCCCGCAAGCAGCAGCTCCCTCATGTTGCCTCCTACCATACCCACTTCGACCGTTACCTGGAATATTACAAAATGAGAAGAATTGTCCCGCTCTACTGGAAATATATGAAATGGTTTCACCGTTCCTGCGATGCTGTGCTGGCCCCTTCCCAGGAGACATTAACCTCGCTGCGCGCAGAGGGCTTCATGAGACTGCGCCTGTGGTCCAGAGGCGTCGACTGCACTCTCTATTCTCCTGAGAAACGAAGTGAAGAGTTGCGGGAGCGATATGGTATGCGCGCGCCGCTGGTTATGCTCTATGTTGGACGGATTGCCCCGGAAAAGGATATCACCACCCTGCTGCTCGCCATGCAGCTTCTGCCGGAATCCGTACGCTCCGGTGTGCAGCTGCTGATTGTCGGAGACGGGCCTCTCCTCTCTGAGCTAAAATCACAGGCACCGGACAACGTAACCTTTACCGGTGCGAAGCATGGCGGAGAGCTGGCGGAGCTGTACGCTTCAGCCGACCTGTTTGTCTTCCCTTCCTGCACGGAAACCTTCGGCAATGTAGTGCTTGAAGCCATGGCTTCGGGGCTGCCGGTCATCGCGGCAGATGCTGGCGGCACCAAGGATCTGATTGTTCCCGGTGTCACCGGGAATTCGTTCGAACCCCGTAATCCGGCAGCGCTAGCACGCGGAATTAGTACCCTAGCCGCCCAGCATGCCTTGCGTGCGTCTATGGGCCGGGAAGGGCGGCGCCTCGCGCTCGGACGTTCCTGGGAGCATATTTTCGATGGATTGATCAAGGATTACGAAGAGGTGATCGAGAGAAGGAAGAGCCAGGGAGGGGCGGGTATTTTCACTGCCTAG
- a CDS encoding GNAT family N-acetyltransferase, protein MKIEISDPYVTCPVFETKQFRLRQVQLEDAEDLLGCYSDPEASLLFNSDNCRSDFRLNTLKDMQNIIGAWLGEYEKRAYIRFSVVDKLAGTTAGTIEFFCRRGVDGDEQSTGVLRLDLASRYETEENLCELISLAGERFREWFEFSGMVTKAVPQAERRIRVLRQEGYHRLELNGNFGYTDYYLKRSN, encoded by the coding sequence ATGAAAATAGAAATATCAGATCCTTACGTAACCTGTCCTGTTTTTGAAACCAAGCAGTTCCGGCTTAGACAGGTACAACTGGAGGATGCAGAGGATTTATTGGGCTGTTACAGTGACCCTGAAGCCAGCCTGCTGTTTAACAGTGACAATTGCCGCTCAGATTTCCGGTTGAACACCCTGAAGGATATGCAGAATATTATCGGGGCATGGCTCGGGGAATATGAGAAAAGAGCCTATATACGCTTCAGTGTTGTGGATAAATTAGCGGGCACAACTGCAGGGACCATTGAATTTTTCTGCAGAAGAGGAGTGGACGGGGACGAGCAGAGTACAGGCGTATTGCGGCTGGATTTGGCCTCACGCTATGAGACAGAAGAGAACTTGTGCGAGCTTATCTCTCTAGCAGGAGAACGTTTCCGTGAATGGTTTGAATTCAGCGGGATGGTGACCAAAGCAGTGCCGCAGGCAGAACGGCGGATTCGTGTGCTGCGTCAGGAGGGGTATCACCGCTTAGAGCTGAACGGAAACTTTGGCTATACCGATTATTATCTGAAAAGATCCAATTAA
- a CDS encoding helix-turn-helix transcriptional regulator, producing MGLTMKINRLLGIVVYLLNRETVSGRVLAGKFEVSARTIQRDIEAISLAGIPIGSLQGLNGGYYILDSFKMNRQLLQPQDYAYILAALRGFVSGYDSRQAQDTVEKMVALSPDKEAAPQAFQLNLGVLQEGVGTGETIAVLERAIREKHAVQFQYTNAHLKASSKRVEPLLLTYKWYAWYLFAYCCVQADYRLFRLSRMRDILALPERFTTVHGDAELLLAGHGDNRVYLNIKLLCPVEYRVLLEEALPNARMLEMRGQNLVMGFTVPEEEQGWFGIILQHSHQVTVLEPESLREKLLARARMILDTYS from the coding sequence GTGGGGCTGACCATGAAGATTAATCGATTGCTGGGCATCGTAGTCTATCTGCTCAACCGGGAGACCGTCAGCGGGCGGGTGCTGGCCGGGAAGTTCGAAGTGTCCGCGCGGACCATTCAGCGGGACATTGAAGCGATCAGTCTGGCCGGGATTCCCATAGGCTCGCTGCAGGGCCTGAACGGCGGCTATTACATTCTGGACAGCTTCAAGATGAACAGGCAGCTGCTTCAGCCGCAGGACTATGCGTATATTCTGGCAGCGCTGAGAGGTTTCGTGTCCGGATATGACAGCAGGCAGGCTCAGGATACGGTGGAGAAAATGGTTGCGCTCTCGCCGGATAAAGAGGCGGCTCCGCAAGCTTTTCAGCTGAATCTCGGGGTGCTTCAGGAAGGTGTGGGGACCGGCGAAACCATCGCTGTACTTGAACGAGCGATCCGTGAGAAACATGCTGTCCAATTCCAATATACGAATGCCCATCTTAAGGCTTCCTCCAAGCGGGTTGAACCGCTGCTGTTGACCTACAAGTGGTACGCCTGGTATTTATTTGCCTATTGCTGTGTGCAAGCGGATTACCGCCTGTTCCGCTTGTCGCGGATGCGTGATATCTTGGCTCTGCCCGAACGCTTCACCACAGTTCATGGAGATGCGGAGCTCCTGCTGGCAGGGCATGGAGACAACCGGGTCTATCTAAATATTAAGCTGCTCTGTCCAGTGGAGTACCGGGTACTGCTGGAAGAAGCTTTGCCGAATGCCAGGATGCTGGAGATGCGCGGGCAAAACCTGGTAATGGGCTTTACGGTGCCTGAAGAGGAGCAGGGCTGGTTCGGCATTATCCTGCAGCACAGCCATCAGGTCACTGTTCTTGAACCGGAGTCACTCCGGGAGAAGCTGCTGGCCAGAGCCAGAATGATTCTGGATACTTACAGCTGA